CACTTCTGCTGTAGCGAGACCTCATCCTGCAACGATGCGATCGGCTTGGCAGGTTCAAGCTGGATCGGCTTCTGCGCTGCCACCGCGGGCTTAGGCGAGTCTGTCGGATCGTTCACAATCGTCTCCTCTGTTTGTGTAGCCGCCTTAGTCTTGGCCTCCTCCGAAGCATGAGACGCAGAAGACTTGGCAAAGCTGGACGACGACTTCGATGCCTTGGCCTTGTCGGTACTCTTCGGCTTCTCTTTCTTCGGTGCAGCGTCTGGATTTGGTGAAGCGGCCTGAGAGAGGAACTTTACAATAGCATCCTTCTTAAGCTCGCCGTCGTAAGTGATCGGGTCCTTGCCATCTCCAGGTAGCAGCACAAGCGTTGGGAACTTCTCCACCCCAAATGCCTCCACAGCCTCTGTCTCCTTGTCCCTGATTTGCGCAACGCCCAACACGCCCAAGAAGTCGATCGCGGTAGCCTTGAGCAATGCACTCACGCTACCCTTCTCTGTGAACAGAATAGCCTTTGGACCTCCCTCTGCCACCCAAGCAGCGTAATCGGCATCTTTCAGCTTCTTGACATGATTTGGAATCTTGTCTATCACGGCATCCACAATGCCCTTCGCAGCTCTTGGTCCGTGGTAGTCTTCGACGATCGGCTTGCCTGGCTTCTTGCCCGGCTTGATGATCTTGAGCGTTGGGAAGCCCTGCACACCCATTGTGCCGCAGAAAGGCTTGTTCGTCTCTTCATCGCAATTGACAGCGGCCACCTTGGCGAGTCCAGCTAGTGACTTGGCGGCCTTCTCGTAGGCTGGCTGCAGGCTCTTGCAGTGGCCACACCATGGCGCGTAGAACTCGACAATGGCTGTGTGGTTTGACTTGGCGATCAGACTGTCATATGATCGGCCGTCAACTTGGAGGACTGGAGATGATTTGCTGTAGAGTGAGGCATTGGCGGTTTGAAGGAGGAGAAGAGATGCTGCAACTGCAGCGAGCCGGGACTTGACCATGTTGTATGATGAGAAGTGTATGTGAGAGAGTTGCTACTGTTGCTGAAGGTTTCAGAGGAGGACCATGGTCATATGAGTGGTGCCCTCGTACATGAAAGTTGTCACGATCTCCGAAGCGACAGCATCGAGAGTTCCAGCTCGCGATCCCTGCAGTTCGGCGTTCGTTCATGCGGGGAGAGCTCTCGGCATGGCACGTGCCTGACGAACGAAAGAGTGGGCACATGCGCAGGCAGAGACATTCACTCACTTTCTGCCAGCATTTCAGTTCTCCACGATATCAACAATTCCTCGTCCACTGAATAGCTGGACAGAATATCCCCACCCCTTCCAGGCTGATCGACATGGCGGCGGCACTCCCAGCAAAGCTCAAAGCAGCCGCGCCCGATGTCGGACGATTCGCAACCAGAGCGGCTCAGCTCGAGAAGTTCAGGCCGGTAGTGGCATATTGGTGTACGCGACTGCCAGTGTAAGAGAGGACATACAGCCGACTGATATGGCTGCCAGGCGAATACTACATCCTGCAAAAGGTCCTCGAGAAACAGCTGCACACCACCGACGAAGAATGCACCGCATACGCTATCCAGCTCATGGATAAGCTCGAACAATACAAGTCGGAAAACAGCACCAACGATGCAGTGGTAGACGATGTGGCGGCCAAGGCATATATCGAAAATTTCGCGCTCGAGACGTTCAACAAGGGCGACGAGGCACAACGGACCAACAAGGTCACGAAACAGACGGCAGACACTTTTCAGGCATCGGCTACATTCATGGATCTGCTAGGGATATGGGGTCCTCTGGAACCTGAGTTTCAGGCCAAGAGCAAGTTTGCCAAGTTCCATGCACTGCGTGTAGCAAAAGCCTTCAAGGCGGGAGAAGATCCAAATGCCTCGAATCCAGTGATAGAAGAGCCAGCCCAGCCCGAACATATGCCCATGGACGATGGTATCGAACAGGAGCTGAAGAATCTGGAGAACGACGCTCGTGTCTATAAACAGCCGACTGTGGAGAGTGCGGCTGAGAGCAGGCAACCGTCTCGACCTCATTCGATCATGCAGAACGACCTGCAGACTGGAGGCACACCCCTGCCACCCCAAGCAGAACCCGATGTATCGCCCATTGATCAAGCAGAAGACATCAACAGTCGAGCCGGATCGATAGGTGGTGGCTACTTCCCAGCGGGACCGGGAGAAGTCCAGCCAACAGGTGCGCCCCTAAACGTCAACAGCGTCGCCTCGGTCGATCAGCCACCATCAGCGCCATCAACATTTGCAACTTCTGATCTGGCTGATTTTCACGGGCAATCACAAGCACCACCAAGCGCACCGAGTCCCGGTAGCTTTGGCATTGGAACACCGAATCGACCGAGCGCCCCTACATCATACCAGAGGCACACTCAGCTACCATCAGCTCCATCGATACACGTTCCATCCCCAGTAGCACCTGTCCCAGCACCTCAGCAAGCTCCTCCGCTACGCGCACAGCCTGCTGTCGGTACAGGACCGCCGCCAGGAGGATATCGCACAGACGACGACTCAGTCATGGCGGCGCAAAAGCATGCCAAGTGGGCGATATCAGCTTTGAACTTCGAGGACGTCAACACTGCTGTCAAAGAACTCAGAAGCGCTCTGAACAGTCTTGGTGCGAGCTGAGTGCGCCGTAAGCGAGGCGTGCCACCGTTCTCTGCGGTGCGGTGCGTCCGCCACTGTTTACATTACAAGGTACGAAATGCCAGAAGGAAAGCGCTGTAAGGAACCTGCACGGCATTTATGCAAACCACTATACTGCGTCCGCTGGAACAGGCACGTTGTGCACAGTCCGAGCTACCTCCCGTGCCTCCTACACGACAAGCCCTGCCAAGCGTGATCGTCACAGCTTCTCGCTTGTTGATCACGTCGTGCTAGCAGGCCATCCTGCCATTGGCATGTCTACCTCACCAACTAACGATCGAAACTATAGCAATGCGAGCACGTGGACAATGGACGAATGATGTTGTGTCACAGGCGACTATGCGGGTACACTATAAGCTGGACGTAACCTGCCTTTCCTGGACATCACCCACTAACTGCATATCTACAGCGGCTAGGACTGACACAGCTATAAGAAGTCCGAGGGCAAGTAGGTGATGTACAATTCCAGCTAAGAAAACATTCGAAATCACCAAGATGCACTTAAGCCACCTCACAACGCTCGCACCCCTCCTATCCTCGGCCCTCGCCGCCTCAGGCTCTTTCAACGTCCTCTCCT
Above is a genomic segment from Fulvia fulva chromosome 3, complete sequence containing:
- a CDS encoding Putative protein disulfide-isomerase → MVKSRLAAVAASLLLLQTANASLYSKSSPVLQVDGRSYDSLIAKSNHTAIVEFYAPWCGHCKSLQPAYEKAAKSLAGLAKVAAVNCDEETNKPFCGTMGVQGFPTLKIIKPGKKPGKPIVEDYHGPRAAKGIVDAVIDKIPNHVKKLKDADYAAWVAEGGPKAILFTEKGSVSALLKATAIDFLGVLGVAQIRDKETEAVEAFGVEKFPTLVLLPGDGKDPITYDGELKKDAIVKFLSQAASPNPDAAPKKEKPKSTDKAKASKSSSSFAKSSASHASEEAKTKAATQTEETIVNDPTDSPKPAVAAQKPIQLEPAKPIASLQDEVSLQQKCLNDKAGTCVLAILPEDEVPSEKTIQAVTSLSELHHKHEQAKRNLFPFYQVASVNTQGAAIRKQLGLSSSDVEVIATNGKRGWWRHYTGGELSLTKLEDWVDAIRMGDSPKKSIPDGLIVDASTLPAEVKVDTEAMKEALKGKLPEGMEMMMEEIDDEEYERLMNAGKEKAEAEAKAADDHDEL
- a CDS encoding Vacuolar protein sorting-associated protein vts1, whose translation is MAAALPAKLKAAAPDVGRFATRAAQLEKFRPVVAYWCEYYILQKVLEKQLHTTDEECTAYAIQLMDKLEQYKSENSTNDAVVDDVAAKAYIENFALETFNKGDEAQRTNKVTKQTADTFQASATFMDLLGIWGPLEPEFQAKSKFAKFHALRVAKAFKAGEDPNASNPVIEEPAQPEHMPMDDGIEQELKNLENDARVYKQPTVESAAESRQPSRPHSIMQNDLQTGGTPLPPQAEPDVSPIDQAEDINSRAGSIGGGYFPAGPGEVQPTGAPLNVNSVASVDQPPSAPSTFATSDLADFHGQSQAPPSAPSPGSFGIGTPNRPSAPTSYQRHTQLPSAPSIHVPSPVAPVPAPQQAPPLRAQPAVGTGPPPGGYRTDDDSVMAAQKHAKWAISALNFEDVNTAVKELRSALNSLGAS